In Halopseudomonas nanhaiensis, a single window of DNA contains:
- the bamC gene encoding outer membrane protein assembly factor BamC has product MKAVLGPLAVCVATVSLGGCGYIFGDDGYFRDRGSDYQLAEVEPRMKVPEGVESKQVGDLLPVPGELKAQSGKFSTPRPQPMQAGIGGEDFSVQQDGSRRWLQAQRAPAESWALVKQFLADYQVSAAREMQDPGEIQTEWLAFDKQSDNPLVRRLLPAVSEGRRTDGQEQRLRIRIEPGVRSDTSEVHVLQMSRSEGSDQSDWPERSQDSKVESAVLAELETYLNQSSEEDVASLAATRIPVAQRSELVRDGAGNPVLRMNVDFNRAWAAVGGALERSEVVVSDINRSSGVYYVDLSQTASERERPGFFSRLFNRDQPEDEQAEPRLQVRLTEVGGEIQVSVDQGIETAADAEVARDLLTRVRDNLN; this is encoded by the coding sequence ATGAAGGCAGTGTTGGGTCCGCTGGCAGTCTGTGTCGCGACGGTCAGTCTCGGTGGCTGCGGTTACATTTTCGGTGATGACGGGTATTTCCGCGACCGTGGTTCCGACTATCAGCTGGCTGAGGTCGAGCCGCGCATGAAGGTGCCCGAGGGTGTCGAGAGCAAGCAGGTGGGTGATCTGCTGCCAGTGCCTGGGGAGCTGAAGGCCCAGTCCGGCAAGTTTTCCACGCCGCGCCCGCAGCCCATGCAGGCTGGCATTGGCGGTGAGGATTTCTCGGTTCAGCAGGATGGCTCGCGCCGGTGGCTGCAGGCGCAGCGCGCGCCCGCCGAGTCCTGGGCTCTGGTCAAACAGTTTCTCGCCGATTATCAGGTAAGTGCCGCCAGGGAAATGCAGGATCCGGGCGAGATCCAGACTGAATGGCTGGCGTTCGACAAGCAGAGCGACAACCCATTGGTTCGCCGTCTGCTCCCCGCCGTCAGTGAAGGTCGCCGTACCGATGGACAGGAGCAGCGCCTGCGCATCCGCATCGAGCCGGGCGTGCGCTCCGATACCAGTGAAGTACACGTGTTGCAAATGTCGCGCAGCGAAGGCAGCGACCAGTCTGACTGGCCGGAGCGGTCACAGGATTCGAAGGTCGAAAGCGCTGTGTTGGCGGAACTCGAGACCTACCTGAATCAGAGCAGCGAGGAAGATGTTGCATCCCTTGCCGCCACGCGGATCCCTGTGGCGCAGCGCAGCGAACTGGTGCGCGACGGCGCTGGTAACCCCGTATTGCGCATGAATGTCGATTTCAATCGGGCGTGGGCGGCTGTGGGCGGCGCGCTGGAGCGCTCGGAAGTGGTAGTGAGCGATATCAACCGCAGTAGCGGTGTGTACTACGTGGACCTGTCGCAAACTGCGAGCGAGCGTGAGCGCCCCGGCTTCTTCTCCAGACTGTTCAACCGCGATCAACCGGAGGATGAGCAGGCCGAACCTCGTCTCCAGGTTCGACTGACCGAAGTGGGTGGCGAGATTCAGGTGTCCGTCGATCAGGGTATCGAAACAGCGGCTGATGCCGAGGTTGCACGTGACTTGTTGACGCGCGTTCGCGACAACCTGAACTAG
- the dapA gene encoding 4-hydroxy-tetrahydrodipicolinate synthase: protein MISGSLVALVTPMDSRGGLDWVALERLIDFHLEQGTDGIVAVGTTGESATLDMNEHKEAIRRVVEQVAGRIPVIAGTGANSTREAVELTEAARSVGADACLLVTPYYNKPTQEGLYQHHRYIAEAVAIPQILYNVPGRTACDMLPETVDRLAGIPNIVGIKEATGDLQRARELIERVADRIDVYSGDDATAAELILLGGKGNISVTANVAPRRMHELCAAALAGDADTARRLNEDLMILHKMLFIESNPIPVKWALHEMGLIGEGLRLPLTQLSARCHEQVRDALRQCALL from the coding sequence ATGATTTCAGGCAGCCTGGTGGCGCTGGTTACACCCATGGACTCCCGAGGCGGCCTGGACTGGGTGGCGCTCGAGCGCCTGATCGACTTCCACCTTGAGCAGGGTACGGACGGTATCGTTGCCGTGGGCACGACCGGCGAGTCCGCCACGCTGGACATGAACGAACATAAAGAAGCGATCCGCCGCGTAGTCGAGCAGGTCGCCGGGCGCATTCCGGTCATCGCCGGAACCGGTGCCAACTCGACTCGCGAGGCAGTGGAGCTCACCGAGGCAGCACGCAGTGTGGGCGCTGACGCTTGCCTGCTGGTCACCCCGTACTACAACAAGCCCACCCAGGAAGGCCTGTACCAGCATCATCGCTACATTGCCGAAGCCGTCGCGATTCCCCAGATCCTGTACAACGTACCCGGTCGCACGGCTTGCGACATGCTGCCCGAGACGGTCGACCGCCTCGCCGGCATCCCGAACATCGTAGGTATCAAGGAAGCCACCGGCGATCTGCAACGGGCGCGTGAGCTCATTGAGCGCGTGGCCGACCGCATCGATGTCTATTCCGGTGACGACGCCACAGCGGCCGAGCTGATTCTGCTGGGCGGCAAGGGCAATATCTCGGTTACCGCCAACGTTGCACCCCGACGCATGCATGAGCTGTGTGCCGCCGCGCTGGCGGGCGATGCCGATACCGCGCGACGATTGAACGAGGACCTGATGATCCTGCACAAGATGCTGTTCATCGAATCCAACCCGATCCCCGTCAAATGGGCGCTGCACGAAATGGGGCTGATCGGCGAGGGCCTGCGTCTGCCGCTCACCCAGTTGAGCGCCCGCTGTCACGAGCAGGTTCGCGATGCGCTGCGCCAGTGCGCCCTGCTATGA
- a CDS encoding PhoX family protein — protein sequence MSVDNSKDLMMIDNGEGDEPLTQRALNPIFASVLEARLARRQVLKGSMGAAMLGFLGVGLAGCNSDSDNDDPVAEQPGSEQPGTEQPPAELLGFSAVAVSFADEIVVPEGYSHQVIIPWGTPISGSMPAFSLASTGDDQADQVGNHHDGMWFYPIDGSSTDGLLVLNHEYIEPRFMHLSAAGQSLGSGGVPAFDPLIGRPVDEVLKEINAHGVTVVRIAKAQDNTWEVVQSDFNRRITGLTRMELTGPVRGSEFVRTLYSPAGNATRGTLNNCGSGPTPWGTYMAAEENWAGYFRNGATAENPAPREHARYGVPSANGRYGWELAEGGEDRFVRFDASEKGETALDDYRNEPNCFGWMVEIDPFDPQSTPKKRTALGRFGHEGVVFAPAVEGQPVVCYSGDDSRFEYIYKFVTAANYNAATADGSLLDEGTLYVAKFNEDGTGSWLPLVYGENGLHEENGFTSQADVLVNTRLAADFLGATPMDRPEWGAVDPANGDVYFTLTNNSRRTEEQVNAANPRSANSHGHIIRWAEEGGNHAAMSFEWDIFLKGGDSGESGVENNIGFDPNGNRLTADNVLSSPDGLWIDPDSRVWIQMDSGATDPFGHCAMLVADPNTGTVKRFLTGPVSNEITGITMTPDQRTLFINVQHPGSGTSGSEFAAGDYASRWPDQDATLPPRSATVVIWKNDGGVVGS from the coding sequence ATGTCCGTTGATAACAGCAAAGACCTGATGATGATCGACAATGGGGAAGGCGATGAGCCGTTGACCCAGCGCGCGCTGAACCCGATTTTTGCCAGCGTGCTCGAAGCTCGCCTGGCTCGCCGCCAAGTTTTGAAGGGCAGCATGGGCGCTGCCATGCTCGGTTTTCTGGGCGTAGGCCTGGCTGGTTGCAACAGCGACTCGGACAATGACGATCCGGTCGCCGAGCAGCCGGGCAGCGAACAGCCAGGCACTGAGCAACCTCCGGCTGAGCTGCTGGGCTTCAGCGCCGTAGCGGTCAGCTTCGCCGACGAGATCGTTGTTCCCGAAGGCTACAGCCATCAGGTGATCATTCCCTGGGGCACTCCCATCTCTGGCAGCATGCCGGCGTTCAGCCTGGCGAGCACAGGAGACGATCAGGCCGATCAGGTAGGTAATCACCACGATGGCATGTGGTTCTACCCGATCGACGGCAGCTCCACCGATGGTCTGCTGGTGCTCAACCACGAGTACATCGAACCGCGCTTCATGCATCTGTCGGCTGCTGGTCAGTCGCTCGGAAGCGGTGGTGTTCCGGCGTTCGATCCCCTGATTGGACGCCCGGTCGATGAAGTGCTCAAGGAAATCAATGCCCACGGTGTGACGGTGGTGCGTATTGCCAAGGCGCAGGACAACACCTGGGAGGTCGTGCAGAGCGACTTCAACCGTCGTATCACCGGACTGACTCGCATGGAGCTGACTGGCCCGGTGCGCGGCAGCGAATTCGTCCGCACCCTTTACAGCCCTGCTGGCAATGCCACGCGCGGCACGCTGAACAACTGTGGCAGTGGCCCGACTCCGTGGGGCACCTACATGGCTGCCGAAGAGAACTGGGCAGGCTACTTCCGCAATGGCGCTACCGCCGAGAACCCGGCCCCGCGTGAGCATGCCCGATACGGCGTACCCAGCGCGAACGGTCGCTACGGTTGGGAGCTGGCCGAAGGTGGCGAAGATCGTTTCGTTCGCTTTGATGCCAGTGAGAAGGGCGAGACAGCGCTGGATGATTACCGCAACGAGCCCAACTGCTTCGGATGGATGGTCGAAATCGACCCGTTCGATCCGCAGAGCACGCCGAAGAAGCGTACTGCCCTGGGCCGTTTCGGTCACGAAGGTGTGGTGTTCGCTCCGGCCGTCGAAGGCCAGCCGGTAGTCTGCTACTCGGGCGACGATTCGCGCTTCGAGTACATCTACAAGTTCGTCACCGCTGCCAATTACAACGCTGCCACGGCGGACGGTTCGCTTCTGGATGAAGGAACCCTCTACGTCGCCAAGTTCAACGAAGACGGTACCGGCAGCTGGCTGCCTCTGGTGTATGGCGAAAACGGTCTGCATGAAGAGAACGGTTTCACCAGTCAGGCAGACGTTCTGGTCAACACGCGTCTGGCCGCAGATTTCCTCGGGGCCACTCCCATGGACCGTCCTGAGTGGGGCGCGGTCGATCCGGCCAATGGTGATGTGTATTTCACCCTAACCAACAACTCGCGCCGTACCGAAGAGCAGGTCAACGCAGCCAATCCGCGCTCGGCGAACAGCCATGGTCACATCATTCGCTGGGCCGAAGAAGGCGGTAACCATGCGGCGATGTCCTTCGAGTGGGACATCTTCCTCAAAGGCGGCGACAGCGGCGAGAGCGGTGTGGAAAACAACATCGGCTTCGACCCGAACGGCAACCGCCTGACCGCCGACAACGTGCTGAGCTCCCCGGACGGCCTTTGGATCGACCCGGACAGCCGCGTATGGATTCAGATGGACAGTGGTGCTACCGACCCCTTTGGCCACTGCGCCATGCTCGTGGCGGACCCGAATACCGGAACGGTCAAGCGCTTCCTGACCGGGCCGGTTTCCAACGAAATTACGGGTATCACCATGACGCCTGACCAGCGCACGCTGTTCATCAACGTCCAGCACCCTGGCTCAGGTACGTCGGGCAGCGAGTTTGCCGCGGGCGACTACGCCAGTCGCTGGCCGGACCAGGACGCCACTCTGCCGCCGCGCTCGGCGACGGTGGTCATCTGGAAAAATGATGGTGGCGTAGTAGGTAGCTGA
- a CDS encoding MBL fold metallo-hydrolase codes for MRYCSLGSGSRGNATLVESGRTRLLIDCGFSLRTTEQRLAAVGLSARQLTAILVTHEHSDHVQGVEKLVRRYGLPVYMTPGTYHGMRGADIAFQPIELDRAFQLGEVEVTPVAVPHDAREPCQFIFDNGKCRLGVLTDTGSITPWIVQRYGGLDALFLEANYDPHMLANGPYPPRLQARVGGSLGHLSNQQAAALLAAIDRSRLRHVTIAHISEKNNRPDLALGELAGTLEGWDGQLLLAVQDRGLPWQDISASPSYHFADIGSR; via the coding sequence GTGCGGTATTGTTCCCTGGGCAGTGGTAGTCGCGGCAATGCCACGCTGGTTGAATCGGGCCGTACCCGGCTGCTGATCGATTGTGGCTTCAGCTTGCGCACTACCGAGCAGCGCCTCGCCGCTGTTGGCCTGAGCGCCCGGCAGTTGACGGCGATACTGGTTACCCACGAGCACTCCGATCACGTGCAGGGCGTCGAGAAGCTCGTCCGGCGCTACGGACTGCCGGTGTACATGACACCGGGTACCTATCACGGGATGCGTGGCGCTGATATCGCTTTCCAGCCCATCGAGCTGGACCGCGCCTTCCAGCTTGGTGAAGTGGAAGTGACGCCCGTTGCGGTGCCTCACGACGCCCGGGAACCCTGCCAGTTCATCTTCGACAACGGGAAGTGTCGGCTGGGTGTCCTGACCGACACCGGCAGCATCACCCCATGGATCGTCCAGCGCTACGGCGGGCTGGATGCACTTTTTCTGGAAGCGAATTACGACCCGCACATGCTGGCAAACGGGCCTTATCCCCCGCGCCTGCAGGCGAGGGTCGGTGGGTCGCTGGGTCACCTGAGCAATCAGCAGGCCGCCGCGCTGCTCGCCGCGATTGACCGCAGCAGGCTTCGCCACGTGACTATTGCTCATATAAGCGAGAAGAACAACCGGCCTGACCTTGCGCTAGGCGAGCTCGCCGGAACGCTTGAGGGTTGGGATGGCCAGCTGCTGCTGGCCGTGCAGGATCGGGGCTTGCCCTGGCAGGATATCAGCGCATCACCTTCTTACCATTTCGCGGACATCGGGAGCCGATGA
- the tatA gene encoding twin-arginine translocase TatA/TatE family subunit, giving the protein MGIGGVSIGSLLIVLVIVMLLFGTKRLRTVGSDLGGALSGFRKAVKDSEEARHELTLDVTATEAGRRANEHTHS; this is encoded by the coding sequence ATGGGTATTGGCGGAGTAAGCATAGGCTCGCTGTTGATCGTTCTGGTCATCGTGATGCTGCTGTTTGGCACCAAGCGTCTGCGCACCGTGGGCAGCGATCTTGGCGGAGCGCTTAGTGGCTTTCGCAAGGCGGTCAAGGATAGCGAAGAGGCGCGCCACGAACTGACGCTGGACGTGACTGCTACAGAAGCGGGTCGCCGTGCGAACGAGCACACTCACTCCTGA
- the gspC gene encoding type II secretion system protein GspC, which translates to MPLVARLPLDPMLRVVTLILIGIAAVLLGRLVWAVLEPSSVLPPSDMTAYSTPQETVSGETGGFRELSALSVLGKAKSAGTAVVDAPDTNLRWELKGVFTNPDPSRSGAILAPQGQTEKLYRVGASLPGNVRLERVMQDRVILARDGKLETLRLKRAQAEGGGGRQRPTASLPQADPSASLAADGGVARIDRDAWLEDPSRFMEVITASPVLQDGQMYGLEVNPSRNAREFEAAGLQPGDVIIAVEGTPVSEINDYRDILQELGDASSVAVSLERNGEPMNITITMD; encoded by the coding sequence ATGCCTTTGGTTGCCCGTTTACCGCTTGATCCCATGTTGCGCGTCGTTACGCTAATCCTCATCGGCATTGCTGCTGTGCTGCTGGGTCGCCTTGTCTGGGCGGTCCTTGAACCTTCGAGCGTCCTGCCACCGAGCGACATGACGGCCTATTCCACGCCGCAGGAGACAGTGTCGGGCGAAACAGGCGGCTTTCGGGAGCTGTCAGCGCTGTCCGTGCTGGGCAAGGCGAAAAGCGCCGGCACTGCTGTAGTCGATGCCCCGGATACCAATCTGCGCTGGGAACTCAAGGGCGTCTTCACCAATCCTGATCCTTCGCGCAGTGGCGCGATCCTGGCGCCCCAGGGCCAAACCGAGAAACTATACCGTGTTGGCGCTTCGCTTCCGGGAAATGTTCGACTTGAGCGGGTCATGCAGGACAGGGTCATCCTGGCGCGCGACGGCAAGCTCGAAACGCTGCGTCTCAAGCGGGCTCAGGCCGAGGGCGGCGGCGGCCGTCAGCGCCCCACAGCGAGTCTGCCGCAGGCCGACCCGAGCGCCAGTCTTGCCGCGGACGGCGGTGTGGCACGTATCGACCGGGATGCCTGGCTCGAGGATCCATCCCGTTTCATGGAGGTCATCACCGCCAGCCCTGTTTTGCAGGATGGGCAGATGTACGGGCTGGAAGTGAACCCGTCACGCAATGCCCGTGAGTTCGAGGCCGCCGGTCTGCAACCCGGTGACGTGATCATCGCCGTCGAAGGCACCCCGGTCTCCGAGATCAATGATTACCGCGATATTCTGCAGGAACTGGGCGACGCCAGTTCCGTGGCCGTTTCGCTCGAGCGAAACGGCGAACCGATGAACATAACTATAACGATGGACTAG
- the gspD gene encoding type II secretion system secretin GspD codes for MPILFAKSRLTLSVALSLSLLSGSVMAQSSSGQGSGTQPLVVPAGDPNEELVLNLRQADINGLIEIVSEETGVNFIVDPRVRGEVNVVSGQPIRRGELYDLFLAVLKSYGFAAVTGSGGVVRIVPEVQAKENEVPTLSSESRGDEMITHVIPVRHISAGQLVRILRPLVPKGGHLAAAAESNSLVIADTASNVRRIQGLIERIDQESMDGVEIVPLEHASALEVVRIAQGLESGSETEDFTKRARIFADERTNSVILRGDPESRSTLRNMIQRMDVPGQGGDTQVHYLRYAKAEQVAEVLRGISEGRNRQGETASTSDPNSGMSSTGTGVSQSQVRIQHHESTNSVVVHGPAELSREMASIIRQLDIRRAQVLVEAVIAEVSYDRAKELGVQWGVGNENGGVGIINFNRNGRGLVGLAGAVRGYLDGDITTPPSFPDGGSFGGIGSIGSTQIALLVNALQGDSSSNILSTPSLLTLDNEEAEIVVGQNVPFIVGRSVENSGQAFDTIQREDVGIKLRIRPQINEGNAVRLEISQEVSQIAPGASGAADIITNKRSLNTHVMVDDNELIVLGGLIDDQMVETRDKVPGLGDVPFLGRLFRYDTADLQKRNLMVFLRPVIVRDTAVSESLTHSKYSYIRDQQVREQQRDGRLLPSNTMPVLPDWNYLLSLPAPFENAIQGMAPAETTIPTPPTVN; via the coding sequence ATGCCGATCTTGTTTGCTAAAAGCCGCCTCACCTTGTCTGTGGCATTGAGTCTGAGCCTGCTGAGCGGTTCGGTCATGGCTCAGTCGAGCAGTGGGCAGGGTAGCGGAACCCAGCCGCTTGTCGTTCCGGCCGGAGACCCCAACGAAGAACTGGTGCTCAATCTGCGTCAGGCAGATATCAACGGGCTGATCGAAATCGTCAGTGAAGAGACCGGCGTCAACTTCATCGTCGACCCGCGGGTCAGGGGCGAGGTGAATGTCGTGTCCGGGCAGCCGATCCGGCGGGGCGAATTGTATGACCTGTTTCTGGCGGTTCTGAAATCCTACGGCTTTGCCGCGGTGACCGGCAGCGGTGGAGTGGTGCGCATCGTCCCGGAGGTCCAGGCCAAGGAGAACGAGGTGCCCACCCTGAGCTCCGAGAGCCGCGGTGACGAGATGATCACGCATGTGATTCCGGTGCGGCATATCAGTGCCGGTCAGCTGGTGCGTATCCTGCGTCCGCTCGTGCCTAAGGGCGGCCATCTGGCTGCGGCTGCCGAATCCAACTCTCTGGTCATCGCCGATACCGCGTCGAATGTGCGGCGTATTCAAGGTCTGATCGAACGTATCGATCAGGAGTCGATGGATGGTGTTGAAATCGTGCCCCTTGAGCATGCCTCGGCGCTGGAAGTCGTGCGCATCGCCCAGGGGCTCGAAAGCGGCTCGGAAACGGAAGACTTCACCAAGCGTGCACGGATATTCGCCGACGAGCGGACCAACAGCGTGATCCTGCGAGGCGATCCTGAAAGCCGCTCCACGCTGCGCAACATGATCCAGCGCATGGATGTCCCGGGTCAGGGGGGTGACACCCAGGTTCATTACCTGCGCTACGCCAAGGCCGAGCAAGTGGCCGAGGTGCTGCGCGGTATCTCCGAAGGAAGAAACCGGCAGGGTGAGACGGCCTCCACCAGTGACCCGAACTCGGGTATGTCGAGCACCGGTACCGGTGTATCCCAGTCGCAGGTTCGCATCCAGCATCATGAGAGCACCAACTCGGTAGTGGTTCACGGACCAGCAGAGCTCTCGAGGGAGATGGCGTCGATCATCCGCCAGCTCGACATCCGCCGCGCCCAGGTCCTGGTCGAAGCGGTGATCGCCGAAGTCTCGTACGATCGGGCCAAGGAGCTCGGTGTTCAGTGGGGTGTCGGCAACGAGAACGGTGGCGTCGGCATCATCAACTTCAATCGCAACGGTCGCGGCCTGGTGGGCCTGGCCGGGGCCGTACGCGGCTATCTCGATGGCGACATCACTACCCCGCCGTCATTTCCCGATGGTGGCAGCTTCGGTGGTATCGGCAGTATCGGCAGCACGCAGATAGCGTTGCTGGTCAATGCGCTGCAGGGTGACAGCTCAAGCAACATTCTCTCCACACCAAGCCTGCTGACACTCGATAATGAAGAAGCCGAGATCGTCGTCGGTCAGAACGTACCTTTCATTGTCGGTCGCTCGGTGGAGAATTCCGGTCAGGCCTTCGACACCATCCAGCGGGAAGACGTGGGTATCAAGCTGCGCATCCGCCCGCAGATCAACGAAGGCAACGCAGTGCGTCTGGAAATCTCACAGGAGGTTTCACAGATCGCACCGGGTGCCAGCGGCGCAGCAGACATCATTACCAACAAGCGCAGCCTGAATACGCATGTCATGGTAGATGACAATGAGCTCATCGTGCTGGGCGGTCTGATCGATGATCAGATGGTCGAGACGCGTGACAAGGTTCCGGGGCTCGGCGATGTGCCGTTTCTCGGCCGCCTGTTCCGCTACGACACTGCAGATCTGCAAAAGCGCAACCTTATGGTATTCCTGCGCCCGGTGATCGTGCGCGATACCGCGGTGTCGGAGAGCCTTACGCATTCCAAATACTCTTACATTCGCGATCAGCAGGTCCGCGAGCAGCAGCGCGACGGTCGCCTGCTGCCGAGCAATACCATGCCGGTCCTGCCTGACTGGAATTATCTGCTGTCACTGCCGGCACCGTTTGAAAACGCCATCCAGGGCATGGCCCCGGCAGAAACCACGATTCCCACGCCGCCGACAGTCAACTGA
- the purC gene encoding phosphoribosylaminoimidazolesuccinocarboxamide synthase: MEKRTELYRGKAKSVYTTDDPERLILLFRNDTSAFDGKKIEQLERKGMVNNRFNAFIMQKLEEAGVPTQFDALLSDTECLVKKLDMIPVECVVRNHAAGSLVRRLGIEEGQTLNPPTFELFLKDDAKGDPFINDSHVVTFGWATAEQLARMRELTLKVNGILGELFDQAGLMLVDFKLEFGVFKGEIVLGDEFSPDGCRLWDKETRKKMDKDRFRQGLGGVIEAYEEVAQRLGVELP; the protein is encoded by the coding sequence ATGGAAAAACGCACAGAACTTTACCGAGGCAAGGCCAAGTCGGTTTACACCACCGACGACCCGGAGCGCCTGATCCTGCTGTTTCGCAATGACACCTCGGCTTTCGACGGCAAGAAGATCGAACAGCTCGAACGCAAGGGGATGGTCAACAACCGTTTCAATGCGTTCATCATGCAGAAGCTGGAAGAGGCCGGAGTGCCGACGCAGTTCGACGCTCTGCTGTCTGATACCGAGTGTCTGGTCAAGAAGCTGGACATGATTCCGGTCGAATGCGTGGTGCGCAACCATGCAGCAGGTAGTCTGGTTCGTCGGCTGGGTATCGAGGAAGGCCAGACACTGAATCCGCCTACGTTCGAGCTGTTTCTCAAGGATGACGCCAAGGGCGATCCGTTCATCAATGACTCGCACGTGGTCACCTTTGGCTGGGCGACAGCCGAGCAGCTTGCCCGCATGCGGGAGCTGACCCTCAAGGTCAACGGCATCCTCGGTGAGCTGTTCGACCAGGCCGGTCTGATGCTGGTGGACTTCAAGCTGGAGTTCGGGGTGTTCAAGGGTGAGATCGTGCTGGGCGACGAGTTCAGCCCGGACGGGTGCCGTCTGTGGGACAAGGAAACGCGCAAAAAAATGGACAAGGACCGCTTCCGCCAGGGCCTCGGTGGGGTCATCGAAGCCTACGAAGAAGTGGCCCAGCGTCTCGGTGTCGAACTGCCCTGA
- a CDS encoding alpha/beta hydrolase translates to MNALKKSALLGLTISAVALSGCLGGDSSNDVDTRTEQQKRIDTGYFVVDEEQLAFTALSADVPAYANTSRWTGVLNGAGYRVEVPENWNGQLVMWAHGFRGEGPELTADSPPMRQYLLDNGYAWAASTYSTNYYDVRAGVEDTNALALAFNDIAARNGRTLAQPSKYYIAGASMGGHVAGAAIEAETEQTANNFVPYAGANPMCGVMGDTELFDYFTAYSLSLFEVAGVGADSFPVQDSDAKLAAAREALWTNYAGNKNANGLTSPLGFQFFAILQNLSGGPRPIYPLSFGSFQDLLQGFAGSDGTITGILKDSVVDTTNITYRFQTVRGQPLSAAEQAFNATIVQAQAVPGANGLREDGLRWIPKVNGELYADIPVVTAHTLGDLFVPIRMQQIYRERMESNGFGDNLVQRAVRAPGHCDFSIAEWTSTFDAMIQWEQDGVKPDGDDLLDPVAMSDADFGCEYTQNGFPQTTVRALMPACSTPE, encoded by the coding sequence ATGAATGCATTGAAGAAGAGCGCCCTGCTCGGTCTGACCATCAGCGCCGTGGCGCTGTCGGGCTGCCTGGGCGGTGACAGCAGCAACGACGTCGACACACGCACAGAGCAGCAGAAGCGCATCGATACTGGCTATTTCGTGGTAGATGAAGAGCAGCTTGCGTTTACCGCACTGTCGGCCGACGTTCCCGCCTACGCCAATACCAGCCGCTGGACCGGCGTCCTGAATGGAGCCGGCTATCGCGTCGAGGTGCCGGAAAACTGGAACGGCCAACTCGTCATGTGGGCACACGGCTTCCGCGGCGAAGGCCCGGAGTTGACGGCTGACAGCCCGCCAATGCGGCAGTACCTGCTGGACAATGGCTACGCCTGGGCGGCCTCGACCTACAGCACCAACTATTACGATGTGCGCGCCGGCGTCGAAGACACCAACGCCCTCGCTCTCGCATTCAATGATATTGCCGCGCGCAACGGCCGTACGCTGGCTCAGCCGAGCAAGTACTACATCGCCGGCGCCTCGATGGGCGGGCACGTTGCCGGTGCAGCGATCGAAGCCGAGACCGAGCAGACTGCCAACAACTTCGTGCCGTACGCCGGGGCCAACCCGATGTGTGGCGTGATGGGCGATACCGAGCTGTTCGATTACTTCACGGCATACAGTCTCTCGCTCTTCGAAGTAGCCGGAGTGGGCGCCGACTCTTTCCCTGTCCAGGACTCCGACGCCAAGCTGGCCGCAGCTCGGGAAGCGCTCTGGACCAACTATGCAGGCAACAAGAACGCAAATGGATTGACCAGTCCTCTGGGTTTCCAGTTTTTTGCCATTCTGCAGAATCTCAGCGGCGGTCCACGTCCGATCTACCCATTGTCGTTCGGCAGCTTCCAGGATCTGTTGCAGGGCTTCGCTGGCTCTGATGGCACGATCACCGGAATTCTGAAGGACAGCGTCGTCGATACGACCAACATCACTTACCGATTCCAGACTGTCAGAGGTCAGCCTCTATCAGCTGCGGAACAAGCATTCAACGCGACGATTGTCCAGGCGCAGGCGGTTCCCGGCGCCAACGGTTTACGTGAAGATGGACTCCGGTGGATTCCCAAAGTCAACGGCGAGCTATATGCCGACATTCCCGTGGTAACCGCACACACCCTGGGCGACCTGTTCGTGCCAATCAGGATGCAGCAGATTTACCGTGAACGAATGGAAAGCAACGGCTTTGGCGACAACCTCGTTCAGCGTGCCGTACGTGCACCCGGCCACTGCGATTTCTCGATCGCAGAGTGGACCAGCACGTTCGATGCCATGATCCAGTGGGAGCAGGACGGCGTGAAGCCGGACGGCGACGACCTGCTTGATCCGGTCGCCATGTCTGACGCTGACTTCGGCTGTGAATACACCCAGAATGGCTTCCCACAGACCACTGTACGGGCGCTCATGCCCGCCTGCAGCACTCCGGAGTAA